Proteins from a genomic interval of Symmachiella macrocystis:
- a CDS encoding HEAT repeat domain-containing protein, whose amino-acid sequence MANVSRRFVGTLVLLMLSFGLLLGSLIAQDASPVDADAAAAAEAKRREDLLKTSPLPLQPETAPDLFEAAVLMVDLARPKLARLYVDQLMELKPDAQTLLDLRLKYGPAEFMKMANIEELQPVSSDLLEEVNRLMADRARDPVRIQKLVADLGGSNEQRLLAEHELKNGGQAIVVPLLNMLQHSPTPEEERNILHILVLLGHRAEAPLVAALDMPDDDVRAGLISVLGHVGNRETLSHLWYYANSPKVPAGVKAAARDAIARIVKMDAGRLADSPVESVVTELNRLARLHYQHKYDWLVDDDGNVSLWVWKREAESVVLVKVPPRVASNILGSKFARQALALSPERRDIQVLFLSMTLAADGMLAGWDKPLPTGPGTAHDLSLVAGEDVVADVLREALQGGQIANAVAALRVLGQIGTLRMVRSADAGRSPVLAALNYPDTRVQFAAAGTVMQLDPQAKFPGVDRVIGILSRALTGQGKPVALVIDPNPDRASQMSGFLNELGYVPHLRTTGREGFRFASENADVELVFIHPSTVKWPLSSTLSNFRADSRTASIPIVLYGPEDFSGRMHRYVEDNPLVTYFGITGTTQGLQAQLTPFLKNLTAPPLNEEQRAIQAEVASYWLAHIAEGQRTKIYDLQAAVPSLLVAAHNVPLTENCLLALGTIASREAQEKMAELLLDDGVETRLRATAAIQLAFHIQRHGLVVSNEQIAQIHEMWETPGDPALHTAVGAVIGSLRPNSRLVGERLQEFQEQPALELIQP is encoded by the coding sequence ATGGCCAACGTGTCACGCCGGTTTGTCGGCACCCTCGTCTTGCTGATGCTTTCGTTCGGCCTTCTTCTGGGAAGCCTGATCGCTCAGGATGCATCTCCAGTGGATGCGGACGCAGCAGCAGCAGCCGAAGCGAAACGGCGAGAAGATCTGCTCAAAACCTCGCCACTTCCGCTGCAGCCCGAGACCGCTCCGGATTTGTTCGAGGCGGCCGTGCTGATGGTCGATCTGGCCCGCCCCAAACTGGCCCGGCTGTATGTGGACCAATTGATGGAGCTGAAGCCCGATGCTCAGACGCTGTTGGACCTGCGATTGAAGTACGGTCCGGCCGAATTCATGAAGATGGCAAACATCGAGGAATTACAACCGGTCTCCAGCGATTTGCTGGAAGAAGTGAATCGGTTGATGGCAGACCGTGCCAGAGATCCCGTGCGAATCCAAAAATTGGTCGCTGACCTAGGCGGCTCCAACGAGCAGCGGCTGCTGGCAGAGCACGAATTAAAAAACGGTGGACAAGCCATCGTCGTGCCGTTGCTCAACATGTTGCAACATAGTCCGACGCCCGAAGAAGAACGCAACATTCTGCATATCTTGGTGCTGTTGGGACACCGTGCCGAGGCTCCCTTGGTCGCCGCCTTGGACATGCCGGACGACGATGTCCGCGCCGGATTGATCTCGGTCTTGGGCCATGTCGGCAACCGCGAGACCCTGAGCCATTTGTGGTATTACGCCAATTCCCCCAAGGTCCCCGCTGGTGTGAAAGCCGCCGCACGCGACGCGATTGCCCGCATCGTCAAAATGGATGCCGGACGTTTGGCGGATTCCCCTGTGGAAAGCGTCGTCACCGAATTGAATCGTCTGGCCCGTTTGCATTATCAACACAAATATGACTGGCTTGTCGACGATGACGGAAACGTCTCGCTGTGGGTCTGGAAACGGGAAGCGGAATCGGTCGTCTTGGTGAAAGTTCCGCCCCGCGTGGCCTCGAACATCTTAGGAAGCAAATTCGCCCGTCAAGCCCTGGCTTTGTCACCGGAACGGCGGGATATTCAAGTCTTATTTTTGAGCATGACACTCGCCGCCGACGGAATGTTGGCTGGCTGGGACAAGCCGCTGCCGACCGGACCAGGCACGGCACACGACCTGTCATTGGTTGCCGGCGAAGATGTCGTCGCCGACGTCTTGCGGGAAGCTCTTCAAGGGGGCCAAATCGCCAACGCGGTCGCCGCTTTGCGGGTTCTCGGACAAATTGGAACCTTGCGGATGGTCCGTTCGGCCGACGCCGGTCGTTCGCCGGTATTGGCTGCCTTGAACTATCCCGACACCCGTGTGCAATTCGCTGCGGCGGGAACGGTGATGCAACTGGACCCACAAGCCAAATTTCCAGGTGTGGATCGCGTGATCGGCATTTTATCGCGGGCCTTGACCGGACAAGGTAAACCGGTTGCCTTGGTGATTGATCCCAATCCGGATCGAGCCTCACAAATGTCTGGATTTCTCAACGAATTGGGCTACGTTCCCCATTTGCGTACCACGGGCCGCGAAGGTTTTCGTTTCGCCTCCGAAAACGCGGATGTCGAACTCGTCTTCATTCACCCCTCGACCGTCAAATGGCCGCTGAGCTCAACACTGTCGAACTTCCGTGCGGATTCGCGGACCGCCTCCATTCCGATCGTTCTGTACGGTCCTGAAGATTTCTCGGGACGCATGCACCGCTATGTCGAGGACAACCCGCTGGTCACCTACTTCGGTATCACGGGAACAACCCAAGGGCTACAGGCGCAATTGACGCCGTTTTTGAAAAACTTGACTGCTCCGCCACTCAACGAAGAACAGCGTGCGATCCAAGCCGAAGTGGCTTCGTACTGGCTGGCCCACATTGCCGAAGGGCAGCGGACAAAGATTTACGACCTGCAAGCAGCGGTCCCCTCGCTTTTGGTAGCGGCTCACAATGTTCCGCTAACGGAGAACTGCTTGCTGGCCCTGGGTACGATTGCCTCGCGGGAAGCCCAAGAGAAGATGGCCGAGCTACTACTCGACGATGGCGTCGAGACACGTCTGCGAGCCACAGCAGCCATTCAATTGGCCTTCCATATTCAACGTCACGGGCTCGTTGTTAGTAACGAACAGATTGCTCAGATCCACGAAATGTGGGAAACCCCCGGCGATCCGGCGTTGCATACTGCCGTCGGTGCTGTAATCGGTTCGCTGCGGCCTAATTCCCGTCTCGTGGGTGAGCGGTTGCAGGAATTCCAAGAGCAACCCGCTTTGGAATTGATCCAACCCTAA
- a CDS encoding sigma-54 interaction domain-containing protein produces the protein MVASPTAPAQTDGQPSMFEGCVGASDVMQAVYRMTRQVAPSSATVLLTGETGTGKELIARALHELSGRATGPFVRVNCGALSESLLESELFGHVKGAFTSAHENRTGRFEAAHGGTVFLDEVNSVSYKLQVKLLRVLQEQEFERVGDSRTIRVDCRVVAATNRDLLDEIEAGRFREDLYYRLNVLPIDLPPLRERVEDVPLLADYFIGRYSEADGRTPPVISPEALKLLMEYAWPGNVRELQNYMERAIVLCEGDKLMPELFPRHVRGLAPARLHRQAVKDPGMLCTELVELGMQRASDEATDMHEQIVSLVERELIKQVLHSCRGVQTKAATRLGINRNTLHKKITDYGLE, from the coding sequence ATGGTAGCTTCACCGACAGCACCGGCTCAAACGGACGGCCAACCTTCGATGTTCGAGGGTTGTGTCGGCGCCAGCGATGTCATGCAAGCGGTCTACCGTATGACCCGACAGGTCGCGCCGAGTTCAGCCACCGTATTGCTCACCGGCGAAACCGGCACGGGTAAGGAGCTGATTGCCCGGGCCTTGCATGAGTTGAGCGGTCGGGCGACAGGCCCGTTTGTGCGTGTGAATTGTGGGGCTCTGAGCGAAAGCCTGTTGGAAAGCGAACTGTTCGGTCACGTTAAAGGGGCCTTTACCAGCGCGCATGAAAATCGCACCGGCCGCTTCGAAGCAGCTCATGGCGGCACTGTTTTTCTCGACGAAGTCAATTCCGTCAGCTACAAGCTGCAAGTCAAACTGCTGCGTGTCTTGCAGGAACAAGAGTTTGAACGGGTGGGCGATTCGCGGACCATTCGCGTCGATTGCCGTGTTGTCGCCGCCACAAACCGGGATTTGCTCGATGAAATCGAAGCGGGCCGGTTTCGCGAGGACCTGTACTATCGCCTCAACGTGCTGCCGATCGATCTGCCGCCACTGCGGGAGCGAGTAGAAGATGTGCCGTTGTTGGCGGACTATTTCATCGGCCGCTATTCCGAAGCGGACGGTCGGACGCCACCGGTGATTTCGCCCGAAGCCTTGAAACTTCTGATGGAGTATGCCTGGCCCGGCAATGTGCGCGAGTTGCAAAACTACATGGAGCGGGCCATCGTGTTGTGCGAAGGGGACAAGCTGATGCCGGAATTGTTCCCGCGGCACGTGCGTGGCTTGGCACCAGCTCGATTACATCGTCAAGCGGTCAAGGACCCCGGCATGCTCTGCACCGAGTTAGTTGAACTGGGCATGCAGCGCGCGAGCGACGAAGCGACGGACATGCACGAACAGATCGTGTCACTCGTCGAACGGGAATTGATCAAACAGGTCCTGCACTCTTGTCGTGGCGTGCAAACCAAGGCCGCCACGCGTTTGGGCATCAATCGCAATACCCTGCACAAAAAGATCACCGACTACGGGTTGGAATAA